Within the Onychostoma macrolepis isolate SWU-2019 chromosome 14, ASM1243209v1, whole genome shotgun sequence genome, the region GCCGATGGCATACATCCAGCAAATGAGGTCTATTACaagataaataattatatttagcCTATTTTATACAGGACTaagttcacactgcaggactaaatgtactttttaaaaaaacaaaaaacagttgcATTATTAAAAGTTACAGCTGCATTATTAACAGCATAAACACTTTCCTTTATAGATAtacctaaaataataaattataagaaGAGGCCGTGTGTAATATTTTTGGTTATGACAGTAAACTCACCCTCGCTCCTCGTGATCTCGTCAGGTGTCTCAGATGTGAAGGACTCATCTGCTGATGGACTGACTGGACTGTCCTGATCTTGAGGCTGGACGCCTCGACAGCGAGGGGTCTTCAGGAGCACTGGAAGGAGACTCCTGATGATCTTTGTCCTCTACAGTACAGAAGACGTCCTGTAGAGAAGTCTGATCTAAAGACAGCAATATCAACCAAAAGCTTGCTTTAATCAAATAACATCAACAAAACATTGCATactcatattattattattattcattaaggGAAAGTCCTTGTTACTTGAaatcttgaaatatttatttttttcaaactatgttaaaacatttatcaCATGTAGTGGAAAAACTCATTTATCTGCATTTGTATAATGTGATGGTGGTGTGTGTAAATGATTAAGAGACTTTTTGATGTTCATGTTGATTTACCATCAGTACAGCTTCAGTGTCCTGCTCACCCTGCTCACCCTGAGCTTTGCTGGATTTGTGGGGAGAGAAACAACAGAATAAAGAGGCAAACCTGCTCTTTTTCTGCCTCTTCTTCTCGGTGTTGTGTCCTCTCTCTCCTCACCGATATCCACAGGCGTCTGGTCAGGAGAGGATGGAGCTCCGCCGTGTGGTCGGTGGGTGTCAGTGTTGTCCCTCCGCGGGATATTCACTGTCCCATAATGAACACGATAAAACGctatcaacaacaacaacaacaactgtaaACACTGCTGATTATAACACACTCCTTACTCGCCACAAACTAAGCAGGCGAGTCTCGAGCTCAAACAGAACTGAGACTCTGTATTAAAATCGTATTATTCGGAATCGCAGCAGAGGATCTTTTGtaacttcattttttaaaatgcaaacaaataaaacttacatcataacaaaaacaaatcaataaataaatcatgaaaCAATAGAGCAGGAGATCCTCACAGACATTAAATCTAATGAATGATGTTGTGTGTAAATTGTATCTTATTCTGTCAAAACATACTGCACAAcgtgtattgaaaataaatgtattttacaacatttttctCATATCTTTTCACCTGTTTTATTACTCTTGCTGttacaaaatgtataatattattgtatacttattttttattatttgtagcTTATGTGATACACTAAGACTGTATATCTTGACTTTAAAAATTCATTAACTGTTTTTTGCAAGAATCACTGAGAGAATTGGAGTCAGTTCTGAGTAAAGCTCTAGCTTCATCTGTTTGCAGTTGTCACTTGGATTGATTATTCTAATCAGACAgttgtatgtttttaattcatGCATAGTTTATAGAATGCTATTCTTTGGCTTAGTGTAATGTTCTCAAATGTAAGCCTAtacatatttacagtatgtaGGCTATTAATAGCCTACAATTGTAACCTCTGAGCACTTGACACATATAGGCTATAATTAAGTGTTAGTAGAAAGATGATAAAATACATCTTTTCACCTGTATTCATTTCTCTTTCAATGATCAGTAATATCAGTGCTCATTATGATATTCTGGACATTATAAAACAAGtctttgtgtatatattttgtaccACCAGTAAGCCACGCCTTCTTCCTTAAATCTGTCTTTACTTGCTTAGTCACATCGTGTTTCCTACATTCACCTTACCTCCACTCGGTCCGATCTCTCTTCTCAGGTCTGTGTCTGTACACTATTATGGCTTTATTTTAGCTATATCAAAACAGGAGTATGATAAGAAAGGTTTGCTAATGCTTATTAATGTTTAGCACACCAAACATTTCACTATAACACAGACTCAACAGGATAGCATGTGTAAaggtgaaaatgaaaatgagaatatAAATCAGAAAAATATCTGATTTACAGCCCTATATCACCTTGTAGGTATTCTAATTTGCCACCTTACTAAAACGTGGAAACAACATAACTTTTGTGatttaaatacaatgttttattaaatttatcaaatttaCTCAACCttaggccattcaagatgtagatgagtttgtttcttacgaacagtttttgttgttgtttcacaagatgttaattgttGGACTGGAGTGGGGTggattattataatgtttttatcagctgtttggactctcattatgacggcacccattcactgcagaggatccattgctgagcaagtgacgTAATGCAAATCTTTTCTGAACTATTCCTAATAATGTCCAAGCATTTATTCAAATGGTTAAAAATGCCACATTACTGTATTTTCACATGTGTGAAtgaacatgaactaataatctgttaaaatgtttgtatttgtattgtttCAGCACATGATGGATtttacagtcaaaagtttttgaacagtaagatttttaatgttttaaaaaaaagtctcatctgctcaccaagcctgcatttatttgatccaaagtacagcaaaaaacagtaaaattttgaaatattttgactattttctatttgaatatattttaaaatgtaattcatgatttcaaagctgaatttttagcatcattagtcacatgattcttcagaaatcattctaatattctgatttgctgctaaaaaacattatgttatgtttttcaggtttccttgatgaatagaaagttcagaagaacatcTTTCATatctaacattataaatgtttttatcatcacttttgatcaatttaaagcatccttgctaaataaaagtattaatttctaaaatTAGCCCCCCACCGtcactgcttttgctgtattttggatcaaataaatgcaggtgagcagaagagaattcttaaaaaaaacaaaaaaaaaaacattaaaaatcttactgttcaaaaacttttcacTGGTAGTGAAATGGTTTAATGTTATCTTTTGCTCATACTTTCTGCTTTTATAATGACAATTACATGCATTAAATACTACCTGGATTACATAATTGATAATAACCAATACAATCCCGGAGATacagaaatgaatgaaaaacgaatataaaaaaacatgaagaaaGAGGAAGGAAAACTGGCATCTGTGTCCGTGGCTGGATCAAATAAACATGgctccattttattatttttcttgatttttttttttttttttggtacttCACATTTTATGTACAAGTCACAAAGCTGTGCAcgtaaatacaaaaatacataaaacatacaAGAGtgagataaataaatacaaagacaCCTTCCGCTCCATTCATGATAACTGCGTTACTAACTTTAAAGGCTATAATGTAACATAGCAAAGTTACTTAGTAAAGAGCAGTTACGGTATTCACACAGTcctaaataaaaacacagctttGATGACGgctcattttgaatttttttttttgtatgcaaaacttgttaggatttttttttttcctcagtttgaAGCATTCTGAACTCTGACGTGCTACATAACAGtatgtttgtaaaaatgtaaatgtgttttgttgcaAACCAAGTTATAATACAAATGCAATGTATTACCCATAAGCCCCAGTCTAACGTGCATGGTTTCCTTTATGATGTCAGGAAAAACATAAATGACACCGGGCGGATTAAGCAAAATTAGGCTGTATATGGTTCCTATTACTGCTCAGATGTATTGTTTATGTGTATGTAAATATAGGGAAGAATTATGAAGTCCATATGCCAGTGGGGCCTTTCACTGAACAATCTGGGGCATTTCACTCCATGCTTTGGCTTTCTTCTTAGCGAGAGCCAGCCAGGGAGGCTCATCTTGGGCCAAAGGTGCAGTGGACGGGTTAGCGCTTCTCTTGCTTTCCTTCTCTACCATGGATGTGTTCGACAGTTCAAGGGAGCAGAACACtgttcattcaaaaacaatggATAACAGCTTGTATATTCATCTTCGTTTATTATGCATCATATCAGACATTTATGCAATTGCACAGGTCTGCCattatatttatgcaattaCATAGGTCACATACACTGCTGGCCAAAAGTTTGgcataattaaatgtttttttaatgttttttaaagaagtctctcaaaaatcaaaaatacagtaaaaacgaTAATAGCACCATTACGCCAGtcttcttcagaaatcattttaatatgatttgctgctcatgaaacatttctgattatcatcaatgttgaaaaaagttgtgctgcttcatatttgtgTGGAAACGGTAATACACTACCGTTAAAAAGTTTTGGGTataccacaaaaaataaataaataaaataaaatagaatttatattttatttagaaaggatgcattaaattgaacaaaagtgacagtaaagacatgtattaaatgtactaaattttctataaaaatattaagcagcagaatCTGTTTTCAACAAGGATAATAAGatctattattaataatttagcaCCGATAATAATGGCTAATAAttgtgcagcaaatcagcatattagaacactgaagatgctgaaaattcagctttgataacaggaataaattacattttcaaatatattcaaatagaaaacagttctttaaaattgtaataatatttgacaacagaatcatttttattttatttttgatcgaacaaatgcagcattggtgagcataagaaacttctttaaaaaaacaaacaaaaaaattgtctgGCAGTGTAAACACAAGAAAAAGTACAAaagtgtaatatttatattggaAATTTAAACAGTTACAATACATATCCACTAGAGGGCAGACATTTATTGATATAAATGTCCTTTTCAATCTGAGCTTAAAACATAACCTCATGCTATTTAGAGATTAAAACCATATTTTGTGACTTTGCAGGTCATTGCACTTTTTAGACCAAACAGAACAAAGCTAAATCCATAAAAGCTTTGCTATGCAAGGCCATGACAGCAAATGATaccaatggaaagattattacCTTGTAAAGGTGAACATGGCTGTGCCAGTTGCTCTTTGGCGATTGGATTTGATAAACTGGCTGGCGAATCCTGTCTTTTGACGTCCCCCTGAGAACAAGAggacacattttaaaaatgagggAAAATATCTGAGAGATTAACACTAAATATCATTAAGGAATCAAGCATTTGTAGCATTTGCTAAAACTAATTACCACAAAAAATGACTCCGTAtcctaactgaaataaaacctCACTCGCTTTAGTGTTCGATTCATTTCACATCATTAAATCTTTCCAGCTGCAACATGCAGAGGTGATTAAGTAGGATATATGTGTGAATGATTGTCCTGTTGCTTCAGGATGCTATAAGACAGAGTTTTCAAACACCACCTTGAGAACCAGGCAAGATTTTACATGACATATTTGTTCATTATACGAGGCAACAGCACAAACCTGCGAGGGAAGTTTCTCTGGAGAGTTTTCTGGCGAGATCTCCATGAAGTTCCTCTGTTTCTGTCTGGCCATAGAGATCCAGCTTGGAGACTCGGAGCTACCAACAGATATTCTTCCCACTGTATCTGAAAAAGGACATACAATATGcatcatattatttttatgatactttttgCTTGCATAACACAGAAGAGTAAAAATGACActaaacaataatataaaataacaccaCTTTTTAGGATCCAATTAAAACCTGATCAGCCCTGCCCtgtaatatttacagtattcTTTCTAAACATGCTGCGTCGCTCTGAAATGTCACGTTAAATGCATTGCAAATACCATTTTAAGttgtcttaaaataaaattgtgattatttaaatgtatgcctacaaataaataccaaaaaacacaaagaaaaaacattttctgaacTGAATGCACTATAAAGCAGTTTTATAGAGGTTGCAACTGTCCTATTTTAcattgcaaaatatataattactcAATAACAATTactaattaaatgtaataattttatttaaacaaaaattttaaactATTAAAGTCATTCGTATTTTGTCCAGtttcacaataaaaatatttgatcatcccttcaaaataaatttgatcttatatatatatatatatatatatatatataattttttttttttaatgctacaaattttaatgatgataattttaatggaatttgcaataaaataattgaatatatagtaaaaagtAACAAGacttttaaattactttagtaatgaaaataatttagaaTTTGTAAGAAaaggtattttatttatttatcttgttttgatgattttaaatatcttttttaacATGTATACATATAGTCAGCTGTTGAAGAATGGAGGTACCTGGGCTTTTCCTGACAGACATCACAGTGTCAGCTAGCAGATCAGGCTTCTTTGGCAAGATGGGCTTCCTGCCGCTCTGGTCGTGGTCCGGGGGCTCCTGCGCCCCTGAAAACTCTGTTTGAGTGGGGGTCAAAGGTGCATCTCCATCTAAACCATAGCGGTGCAGGACTGGAGTCTTTCTCAAGCGCACTCCAAACGGGTTCTCTGGGGTCGTCTCTTCTTGAAGCTGGGGCGTATCTTTCTGCACAAGAAGTGTTGGGGAACTCTGAGCTCGGGCTGCTTTGGGTCGTTCTTCTTGTACGGGAGTAATGAGTTCAGTTGTTTGGGGAGATTCATTAGAAGCATTAGTTTCTGGTAGCAccagtgtgatggtctgggtcTGCTCTTGGGCGCCTCCAGAAGCCATTGACCTTTGCCACGCAGGGGCGATGGTGAACTGAGGTCGAACCTCAACCATTCTCATCGGTTCTTTTGTAGATGACTCAAGAACTTGCTGCTCGGAAACACCCTCGAGTTTTTCTGAAGACACTTCCTGAGGCTCATCAGACACATCTAGCTTGTTGGTCTCAGGCTCCTCTTCCTGCTCTACAGGAGACATCGATGCATTGGAGAACTGAGAATGGAGAACTGGACTCTCCAGCACAGGAGACACAGTAGAAAGAAGCATCTCTGCTGAGGCTTCAGGCTCATCAGTGGTTTCTACTGAGCTCCAGACATCATCTCTGGCTGTCAGATCAGATTCAGGAACGTTCTCAACATTGACTGCAGATGATTCTCTTTCATCAGCTGAAGTCTCATCTTTCTCAGGCTCTAGAGGACCTGTCTGATCTCCAAGCTCTTGAGGTTCAACATCATTTGTACAGTTCTTCTGTATCTCAGGTTCTACCACCGTCaattcatcatcttcatctccGCCGTCTTTGGTTTCTCTCTCCAATTCAGCTTCATCCTCAACATCATCTTCATCGACTTCATCTTCATCTCGTTCTTTCACATTTTCTGCAAAAGTTTTTGGCGATTCTAATAACACTTCGCTCTCTTTGGCACTCTCAGCCTTGTCTGCTTGTTTCTCAACATCATCTTCAGGCACTTGGTGACTTGCATCCACAGACTCTTCCTCAGCAGACTCTGGCACCTCCAGCAGCTCCTCCTCCTCTGTGGTCTCCTCTGAGATCTCCTCTGAATCCACAGATGATTCAGAAAGCGAGTCAGGCAGAGGAGACTGTTCCTTTGTGCTCACCATAGGCTCTGAGGGATTGAGAAGATCTATGTTGTCTCCCTCAAGCTGAGCAACTGCACTCTCAATATTTATGTCTTGCACCTGCAAAAAGGAATCACAAATAGTTGACATGATGGCATCTCTaatgcataaaaaaatcattaaaaatgcaattcatacatCAATGACTTATACATACAATACAATTAATATTCAttcaattttcatattttggggGGCATGaagtaatattacaaatattacattcTTGTTAAGTAGTGGCATAATCCCTTATTACTAAGAATATTATAtaagaatattagaatattatatacacagtatataatactaaatagttaataatattaaatcaatgtataataaataaacatttaatataaatatatatttattgcagatcattttattgtactaagaattttttttatttagaaaagcaaattaaaatattataaacatttggagatatattgtatatttatatacatatattgtatatacataatatgtatatttatatatattatgacaGGGCAAAGTCTGTTGGGGTTGTAAAATTGGGGTTGTAAAATTACTTAAACTGAATggaatttttgaataaataatttatgataaattgaaataatttgaCCATTTGAAaccatttgaaatatatttttaatcatttgaaaataataattaagatatgtacatgtttttaaggtatgtatttaagaaaaacaccACACGATGATTACACCACATGATTATTTTACagtcattatattttaattatctgATGAAAATCATATAATTTCCCCCCCCAAAACTAACATGAATGCAAACAATATTATTTAACCATTACACCAACTAATTTGCAGATGGAATATCTCATTGTTTCGTTCTCTGACACTGAATGTGCTGTACCTCACTCTGAAGAAGCATGTTCTCATGCTCCAGTGCTAGTCCTGAAGCAAGAGGGCACTTCAGGGAGCTCAACACTTCCTCCAGCAATGACCCCTGCTCCTCAGGAACGACCTCACATCCTGTGTCCAACAGGAAGTCATCGGTCTGCAGCTCAAGTGTTACTGGAGTCTCCCAGGAGGATTCTGGGACCTCAGACTTGGGCACGTGATCCTCGACAGGAACATGTTCCTCTCCTTCAGAGATGTCTCCAGCTGAGATGGAGGATGTTGCAGAAGTTTTTTGACACTGGCCGGAGTCGCtcacttcctcttcctcctgttCAGAAGCAAACGACTCACGGTCTGAATCATTCACCTGTTCTCCGGGCAAATCTAGACCAAattgaacaaaagaaaaacagttattgaatTAGTAACAACAATTACTGAATTAcctttcaaaattttggggtcagtaagatttttgaaataatgtaatgaaatattacaatataaaataacagttttatactgttaatatattgtaaattgtaatttattcctgtgatcaaagctgaattttcagcatcattgttccagtcttcagtgtcacatgatccttcagaaatcattctaatatgctgatttgctgctcaagaaacatttattattactatcaatgttgaaaacagttgtgctgcttaatatttttgtggaaaccgtgaaacatttttcaggagtctttgatgaatagaaaattcaaaagcatAGCATTTGTTTGAAGTCACTTTCGATCCttttaatgcatctttacaGAATAAAGGTATTACTAACATTACTGATTAcaaattgcatgatataaattGTAGTTATTAACATAATCTATTGGATTACACACATAAAGTGatgtattctgactactttttgattacttttagatgaCTTTTTTTTACCTAATATATTTCATGCTTTatcaaattatgaataatttactttACTGCCattgtgaaaatgtaaacatgtaatctataaaaatttaactgtaatctgattatattttaaaatgtaatagaaTCTAATTGTAAGTACTTAATTGTTctagattacatgtaatcagttattaCCCAGGATTTCATATACAagtcaattattattaataaataaataaatatgactggATGCTGGATCAgccaaaatatatacatttgtacTAGTgctaatcacatccaaaataaaagtttttgtttacataatatatgtatgtgtactgtgtttatttattatacacatacacatatacaggtgcatctaaaaaaattagaatatcgtgaaaaagttttttatttttttgtaacttggctcaaaaagtgaaactttcatatattctatattcattacatgtaaagtaaaatttcaaaagtttttgttttaattttgatgattagagcttacagttcAGGAAAGTcgaaaatccagtatctcaaaatattagaatatttcctaagatcaatcaaaaaaggatttgcaaaacagttctttaaagtatgttaatttatgcactcaatatttagcacaaactccagcatcagtgaggtgtggcatggaagcgatcagcctgtggcactgctgaggcactattgagccttcagctcgtctgtattgttggatccactgtttctcatctttctcttgaaaatatcccatagattccatatggggttcaggtcaggcatgttgtgctggccagtcaagcacagtaatatcatggtcagcaaaccacttggaagtggttttggcactgtgggcaggtgctaaagtcctgctggaaaaggaaatcagcatctccataaagcttgtcagcagatggaagcataaagtactccaaaatctcctggtagatggctgcattgactttggacttgataaaacacaatggaccaacaccagcagacgtcatagcaccccaaatcatcactg harbors:
- the zgc:66433 gene encoding CRACD-like protein isoform X3 produces the protein MAGFYSCFGDKNDCDIMASESPDVTVATEPSEAAEECSGKKKSKFQTFKNFFVKKKRKESPAPSSESGLKASQSSDDVNTSEPTISHANSGNDCGSKINMGNKAMSHDSVFVSDSPSSETNEGLGESQDSIHGKVKSLQLQLKQAIRLGSPPSLLCGRKGEDAGALSEDDGLPCSPPEYSSLHTVLATAPHTSVDLTQSSLSMEASDSEDDQMSCEASSRPGTPQGSVPADFSLPASSVSCLDSSAARHRIAVKANACAKRKPANRQILDKRRDLRERVLVRDTEDKLRMMVTSIGEEHKDLPGEQVNDSDRESFASEQEEEEVSDSGQCQKTSATSSISAGDISEGEEHVPVEDHVPKSEVPESSWETPVTLELQTDDFLLDTGCEVVPEEQGSLLEEVLSSLKCPLASGLALEHENMLLQSEVQDINIESAVAQLEGDNIDLLNPSEPMVSTKEQSPLPDSLSESSVDSEEISEETTEEEELLEVPESAEEESVDASHQVPEDDVEKQADKAESAKESEVLLESPKTFAENVKERDEDEVDEDDVEDEAELERETKDGGDEDDELTVVEPEIQKNCTNDVEPQELGDQTGPLEPEKDETSADERESSAVNVENVPESDLTARDDVWSSVETTDEPEASAEMLLSTVSPVLESPVLHSQFSNASMSPVEQEEEPETNKLDVSDEPQEVSSEKLEGVSEQQVLESSTKEPMRMVEVRPQFTIAPAWQRSMASGGAQEQTQTITLVLPETNASNESPQTTELITPVQEERPKAARAQSSPTLLVQKDTPQLQEETTPENPFGVRLRKTPVLHRYGLDGDAPLTPTQTEFSGAQEPPDHDQSGRKPILPKKPDLLADTVMSVRKSPDTVGRISVGSSESPSWISMARQKQRNFMEISPENSPEKLPSQGDVKRQDSPASLSNPIAKEQLAQPCSPLQVFCSLELSNTSMVEKESKRSANPSTAPLAQDEPPWLALAKKKAKAWSEMPQIVQ
- the zgc:66433 gene encoding CRACD-like protein isoform X4, with protein sequence MECDCDIMASESPDVTVATEPSEAAEECSGKKKSKFQTFKNFFVKKKRKESPAPSSESGLKASQSSDDVNTSEPTISHANSGNDCGSKINMGNKAMSHDSVFVSDSPSSETNEGLGESQDSIHGKVKSLQLQLKQAIRLGSPPSLLCGRKGEDAGALSEDDGLPCSPPEYSSLHTVLATAPHTSVDLTQSSLSMEASDSEDDQMSCEASSRPGTPQGSVPADFSLPASSVSCLDSSAARHRIAVKANACAKRKPANRQILDKRRDLRERVLVRDTEDKLRMMVTSIGEEHKDLPGEQVNDSDRESFASEQEEEEVSDSGQCQKTSATSSISAGDISEGEEHVPVEDHVPKSEVPESSWETPVTLELQTDDFLLDTGCEVVPEEQGSLLEEVLSSLKCPLASGLALEHENMLLQSEVQDINIESAVAQLEGDNIDLLNPSEPMVSTKEQSPLPDSLSESSVDSEEISEETTEEEELLEVPESAEEESVDASHQVPEDDVEKQADKAESAKESEVLLESPKTFAENVKERDEDEVDEDDVEDEAELERETKDGGDEDDELTVVEPEIQKNCTNDVEPQELGDQTGPLEPEKDETSADERESSAVNVENVPESDLTARDDVWSSVETTDEPEASAEMLLSTVSPVLESPVLHSQFSNASMSPVEQEEEPETNKLDVSDEPQEVSSEKLEGVSEQQVLESSTKEPMRMVEVRPQFTIAPAWQRSMASGGAQEQTQTITLVLPETNASNESPQTTELITPVQEERPKAARAQSSPTLLVQKDTPQLQEETTPENPFGVRLRKTPVLHRYGLDGDAPLTPTQTEFSGAQEPPDHDQSGRKPILPKKPDLLADTVMSVRKSPDTVGRISVGSSESPSWISMARQKQRNFMEISPENSPEKLPSQGDVKRQDSPASLSNPIAKEQLAQPCSPLQVFCSLELSNTSMVEKESKRSANPSTAPLAQDEPPWLALAKKKAKAWSEMPQIVQ
- the zgc:66433 gene encoding CRACD-like protein isoform X2: MKRRTSSQNSGVGGSPSDCDIMASESPDVTVATEPSEAAEECSGKKKSKFQTFKNFFVKKKRKESPAPSSESGLKASQSSDDVNTSEPTISHANSGNDCGSKINMGNKAMSHDSVFVSDSPSSETNEGLGESQDSIHGKVKSLQLKQAIRLGSPPSLLCGRKGEDAGALSEDDGLPCSPPEYSSLHTVLATAPHTSVDLTQSSLSMEASDSEDDQMSCEASSRPGTPQGSVPADFSLPASSVSCLDSSAARHRIAVKANACAKRKPANRQILDKRRDLRERVLVRDTEDKLRMMVTSIGEEHKDLPGEQVNDSDRESFASEQEEEEVSDSGQCQKTSATSSISAGDISEGEEHVPVEDHVPKSEVPESSWETPVTLELQTDDFLLDTGCEVVPEEQGSLLEEVLSSLKCPLASGLALEHENMLLQSEVQDINIESAVAQLEGDNIDLLNPSEPMVSTKEQSPLPDSLSESSVDSEEISEETTEEEELLEVPESAEEESVDASHQVPEDDVEKQADKAESAKESEVLLESPKTFAENVKERDEDEVDEDDVEDEAELERETKDGGDEDDELTVVEPEIQKNCTNDVEPQELGDQTGPLEPEKDETSADERESSAVNVENVPESDLTARDDVWSSVETTDEPEASAEMLLSTVSPVLESPVLHSQFSNASMSPVEQEEEPETNKLDVSDEPQEVSSEKLEGVSEQQVLESSTKEPMRMVEVRPQFTIAPAWQRSMASGGAQEQTQTITLVLPETNASNESPQTTELITPVQEERPKAARAQSSPTLLVQKDTPQLQEETTPENPFGVRLRKTPVLHRYGLDGDAPLTPTQTEFSGAQEPPDHDQSGRKPILPKKPDLLADTVMSVRKSPDTVGRISVGSSESPSWISMARQKQRNFMEISPENSPEKLPSQGDVKRQDSPASLSNPIAKEQLAQPCSPLQVFCSLELSNTSMVEKESKRSANPSTAPLAQDEPPWLALAKKKAKAWSEMPQIVQ
- the zgc:66433 gene encoding CRACD-like protein isoform X1; translation: MKRRTSSQNSGVGGSPSDCDIMASESPDVTVATEPSEAAEECSGKKKSKFQTFKNFFVKKKRKESPAPSSESGLKASQSSDDVNTSEPTISHANSGNDCGSKINMGNKAMSHDSVFVSDSPSSETNEGLGESQDSIHGKVKSLQLQLKQAIRLGSPPSLLCGRKGEDAGALSEDDGLPCSPPEYSSLHTVLATAPHTSVDLTQSSLSMEASDSEDDQMSCEASSRPGTPQGSVPADFSLPASSVSCLDSSAARHRIAVKANACAKRKPANRQILDKRRDLRERVLVRDTEDKLRMMVTSIGEEHKDLPGEQVNDSDRESFASEQEEEEVSDSGQCQKTSATSSISAGDISEGEEHVPVEDHVPKSEVPESSWETPVTLELQTDDFLLDTGCEVVPEEQGSLLEEVLSSLKCPLASGLALEHENMLLQSEVQDINIESAVAQLEGDNIDLLNPSEPMVSTKEQSPLPDSLSESSVDSEEISEETTEEEELLEVPESAEEESVDASHQVPEDDVEKQADKAESAKESEVLLESPKTFAENVKERDEDEVDEDDVEDEAELERETKDGGDEDDELTVVEPEIQKNCTNDVEPQELGDQTGPLEPEKDETSADERESSAVNVENVPESDLTARDDVWSSVETTDEPEASAEMLLSTVSPVLESPVLHSQFSNASMSPVEQEEEPETNKLDVSDEPQEVSSEKLEGVSEQQVLESSTKEPMRMVEVRPQFTIAPAWQRSMASGGAQEQTQTITLVLPETNASNESPQTTELITPVQEERPKAARAQSSPTLLVQKDTPQLQEETTPENPFGVRLRKTPVLHRYGLDGDAPLTPTQTEFSGAQEPPDHDQSGRKPILPKKPDLLADTVMSVRKSPDTVGRISVGSSESPSWISMARQKQRNFMEISPENSPEKLPSQGDVKRQDSPASLSNPIAKEQLAQPCSPLQVFCSLELSNTSMVEKESKRSANPSTAPLAQDEPPWLALAKKKAKAWSEMPQIVQ
- the zgc:66433 gene encoding CRACD-like protein isoform X5 gives rise to the protein MASESPDVTVATEPSEAAEECSGKKKSKFQTFKNFFVKKKRKESPAPSSESGLKASQSSDDVNTSEPTISHANSGNDCGSKINMGNKAMSHDSVFVSDSPSSETNEGLGESQDSIHGKVKSLQLQLKQAIRLGSPPSLLCGRKGEDAGALSEDDGLPCSPPEYSSLHTVLATAPHTSVDLTQSSLSMEASDSEDDQMSCEASSRPGTPQGSVPADFSLPASSVSCLDSSAARHRIAVKANACAKRKPANRQILDKRRDLRERVLVRDTEDKLRMMVTSIGEEHKDLPGEQVNDSDRESFASEQEEEEVSDSGQCQKTSATSSISAGDISEGEEHVPVEDHVPKSEVPESSWETPVTLELQTDDFLLDTGCEVVPEEQGSLLEEVLSSLKCPLASGLALEHENMLLQSEVQDINIESAVAQLEGDNIDLLNPSEPMVSTKEQSPLPDSLSESSVDSEEISEETTEEEELLEVPESAEEESVDASHQVPEDDVEKQADKAESAKESEVLLESPKTFAENVKERDEDEVDEDDVEDEAELERETKDGGDEDDELTVVEPEIQKNCTNDVEPQELGDQTGPLEPEKDETSADERESSAVNVENVPESDLTARDDVWSSVETTDEPEASAEMLLSTVSPVLESPVLHSQFSNASMSPVEQEEEPETNKLDVSDEPQEVSSEKLEGVSEQQVLESSTKEPMRMVEVRPQFTIAPAWQRSMASGGAQEQTQTITLVLPETNASNESPQTTELITPVQEERPKAARAQSSPTLLVQKDTPQLQEETTPENPFGVRLRKTPVLHRYGLDGDAPLTPTQTEFSGAQEPPDHDQSGRKPILPKKPDLLADTVMSVRKSPDTVGRISVGSSESPSWISMARQKQRNFMEISPENSPEKLPSQGDVKRQDSPASLSNPIAKEQLAQPCSPLQVFCSLELSNTSMVEKESKRSANPSTAPLAQDEPPWLALAKKKAKAWSEMPQIVQ